The Lepidochelys kempii isolate rLepKem1 chromosome 5, rLepKem1.hap2, whole genome shotgun sequence genome window below encodes:
- the SMIM27 gene encoding small integral membrane protein 27, translating into MKAACRRPGPESDQLHTETAGPQARQTPRKGCWDRKRLGRSSTAYNNAPSAACKWAERRPRDRSGPPSWLRAASPGDASQPAHAARFAQGWRFQAPTKDGGSERAPVSLCLHGDLPLPCPTHAPLPARTMAALGRSARDWLYSLILLTIVLLSWGYVIYATRIAARWQLEKDYPDQMLNF; encoded by the exons ATGAAAGCCGCCTGCCGGCGGCCGGGCCCGGAGAGCGACCAGCTACACACCGAGACGGCCGGGCCGCAGGCCAGACAGACACCCCGCAAGGGCTGCTGGGATCGGAAAAGACTTGGTCGGAGCTCCACGGCTTACAACAACGCCCCCTCCGCAGCCTGCAAGTGGGCGGAACGCCGGCCACGTGACCGCTCCGGGCCGCCATCTTGGCTGCGGGCGGCTTCGCCCGGAGATGCTTCACAACCCGCTCATGCCGCTCGCTTTGCGCAGGGTTGGCGCTTCCAGGCCCCAACCAAAGATGGCGGCTCGGAGCGCGCGCCCGTCTCGCTCTGTCTCCATGGTGATCTCCCCTTGCCGTGCCCCACGCACGCGCCGCTCCCAGCCCGCACCATGGCGGCGCTGGGCCGCAGCGCCCGGGACTGGCTTTACTCGCTG ATTCTTCTCACCATTGTATTACTTTCATGGGGATATGTTATTTATGCAACAAGAATAGCGGCTCGGTGGCAACTTGAGAAGGACTACCCCGATCAAATGTTGAATTTTTAA
- the NDUFB6 gene encoding NADH dehydrogenase [ubiquinone] 1 beta subcomplex subunit 6, which yields MSGYTPDEKLRLQQLRVLRRRWLKDQELSPREPVLPPPKLGPVARFWERFLQPGSFWRLQTFKLYKGGVFTVRWILIPAWVIHYYVKYHVMKMPYGVITVKPKVFPGDRILETGEIIPPMEEEPIGHH from the exons ATGTCTGGCTACACCCCCGACGAGAAGCTGCGGCTGCAGCAGCTGCGCGTCCTGCGGCGCCGCTGGCTCAAGGACCAGGAGCTGAGTCCGCGCGAGCCCGTCCTGCCCCCGCCGAAACTCGGGCCggtggccaggttctgggagCGTTTCCTGCAGCCGGGCTCCTTCTGGCGGCTGCAG ACTTTCAAGCTGTACAAAGGTGGTGTATTTACTGTAAGATGGATACTTATTCCTGCCTGGGTTATTCACTACTATGTCAAATACCATGTAATG AAAATGCCATATGGTGTTATTACAGTGAAGCCCAAAGTATTCCCA GGTGACAGAATTCTagagacaggagaaataatcccACCAATGGAAGAAGAACCTATTGGTCATCACTGA